The following nucleotide sequence is from Vibrio sp. VB16.
CTTCAAGATCTTTCACACACCGTAAGTAATGGGGTGTTTTTTTATGAGCTAAAACCGCCTCATCATCCCTATACGCCTCATAAATAATAAAACGCGTAGGTACTTTGGGGTCTTGCAAAACATCAAAGCGAACATTGCCCTCTTCCTTAAGTGAGCCAAGGTGGTTAGGCAAAAACACTTGCTTGAAACGTTCAACTTGATCCGACTTTACATTAATTTCTACCAGCGTAACGTTCATTCCCCGTCCCTCTTATCTATTTTTTTCTGACAAATACAGCTCATGTGCATGTTGTGCCGACATCTTGTTATGAACAACCTCACGAACAGCCTTGATCATTGCAATTGGGTTTTCTGATTGAAAAATGTTTCGTCCCATATCAACACCTGAAGCGCCTTGATCTATCGCCCTATAGCACATATCGAGCGCGTCAGGCTCTGGTAACTTTTTACCGCCGGCAATCACAATGGGTACAGGACACCCAGCCACTATTTTTTCAAAGCCTTTTTCAACGAAGTAAGTTTTGACAAAATGAGAGCCGATTTCTGCCGCAATTCGAGTTGCTAAAGTGAAATATCGTTGGTCGCGAGCCATATCTTTGCCCACTCCCGTAACCG
It contains:
- the lsrG gene encoding (4S)-4-hydroxy-5-phosphonooxypentane-2,3-dione isomerase — translated: MNVTLVEINVKSDQVERFKQVFLPNHLGSLKEEGNVRFDVLQDPKVPTRFIIYEAYRDDEAVLAHKKTPHYLRCVKDLEGIMTGDRTKQEFYGLMIGE